From the Lolium rigidum isolate FL_2022 chromosome 2, APGP_CSIRO_Lrig_0.1, whole genome shotgun sequence genome, one window contains:
- the LOC124693078 gene encoding pentatricopeptide repeat-containing protein At2g13600-like isoform X1: MDSCLLHPYPQPLPLPSTSQRAHLKWGPCSGRRHRRRRMAVSALTLQEQLAPTSPRTSQRSNHGRLFDGMQEGSVTASTAGPLFDEMPRPRSGTSASPGRAPRSGEKTASAAILALAHASKHAEVAELFCRLQMDGVPISKFMLPSVLKACARLRDSRMLRAMHVLVVKCALCRHVVVGTALVSAYVDSGLMDDAGKAFAEMDDEPNMVSWSVIIGGYVRSCRWDEAWDAFSAMQRAGVLPVDSVLVMAIQACSALLCLVRGKQMHALAVSLGFERSATVWNCLIDMYGKCGDMGNCRSVFETMVDRDQVSWNTIIASYVRLGLCEEALDMVMQMQESGFTVDRFTLGSGVAACAHLADIDNGRAFHGYLIRRALDTDAIRGSALVDMYGKCGLTELARVVFDRMDERNYVAWDALLSGYVENGQVDLALSIFRQMESANIKANQHTFVNLLKLCGNRRYTEYGRQIHAHAIKAIYQMNVVLETELIDMYAKCGCIEVARLLFLRMNERNQISWNALLSGYVGDGQPAASINIYRQMEQASIRPDQYTLAGLLSLCRYQGHLRYGRQIHAHLIKTGYETNVVLQTLLVHMYVRCRQWRDAENVCSMIQERNLYVHDAFSKVYGDGYFISREEFHCVTL, translated from the coding sequence ATGGACTCTTGCCTACTGCACCCTTATCCACAGCCGCTCCCTCTCCCTTCCACCTCCCAACGAGCCCACCTCAAATGGGGCCCCTGCtccggccgccgccatcgccgccggcgcatGGCCGTCTCCGCGCTCACGTTACAGGAGCAGCTCGCGCCAACCAGCCCAAGAACCTCCCAGAGATCGAACCACGGCAGGCTGTTCGACGGAATGCAGGAGGGGAGCGTCACGGCCTCCACAGCAGGccccctgttcgacgaaatgcctcGTCCGAGGAGCGGCACGAGCGCAAGCCCCGGGAGAGCGCCCAGGAGCGGCGAGAAGACCGCGAGCGCGGCGATCCTGGCGCTGGCGCATGCCAGCAAGCACGCGGAGGTCGCCGAGCTCTTCTGCAGGCTGCAGATGGACGGAGTGCCCATCAGCAAGTTCATGCTCCCGAGCGTGCTCAAAGCCTGCGCGCGCCTCCGCGACAGCAGGATGCTCCGGGCCATGCATGTCCTGGTCGTCAAGTGCGCCCTCTGCCGGCATGTCGTCGTGGGCACTGCGCTGGTCAGCGCATACGTTGATTCCGGTCTGATGGATGATGCCGGCAAGGCCTTCGCTGAGATGGACGACGAGCCCAACATGGTTTCTTGGAGCGTGATCATCGGAGGCTATGTCCGTTCTTGCCGGTGGGACGAAGCCTGGGATGCGTTCTCCGCCATGCAGCGTGCCGGGGTGCTTCCAGTTGATTCAGTTCTTGTGATGGCGATTCAGGCGTGCAGTGCTTTGCTGTGCCTGGTCCGTGGGAAGCAGATGCACGCGTTGGCGGTTTCCCTCGGGTTTGAAAGGAGTGCCACTGTGTGGAACTGCCTCATCGACATGTACGGCAAGTGCGGCGACATGGGTAATTGCAGGTCGGTTTTTGAGACGATGGTGGACAGGGATCAAGTAAGCTGGAATACCATCATCGCAAGTTATGTCCGTCTTGGTCTTTGTGAAGAGGCGCTCGACATGGTTATGCAAATGCAGGAGTCTGGTTTCACCGTCGACCGTTTCACCCTTGGCAGCGGGGTCGCAGCTTGCGCCCATTTGGCTGACATTGACAATGGCCGTGCATTCCATGGTTATTTGATTAGAAGAGCATTGGATACCGATGCTATCCGGGGCAGCGCACTTGTTGACATGTACGGGAAATGTGGCTTGACAGAACTTGCTCGCGTGGTATTCGACAGGATGGATGAGAGAAATTATGTAGCATGGGATGCACTCTTGTCTGGCTACGTTGAAAATGGGCAGGTTGATTTGGCACTCAGCATCTTCCGGCAAATGGAGTCTGCAAACATAAAGGCTAACCAACATACCTTTGTGAACCTTCTGAAGCTTTGTGGCAACAGGAGGTATACAGAATATGGAAGACAGATCCATGCACATGCCATCAAGGCCATATACCAGATGAATGTAGTTTTGGAGACTGAGCTTATTGACATGTACGCCAAGTGTGGCTGCATCGAGGTTGCCCGGTTATTGTTCCTCAGGATGAACGAGAGGAACCAGATATCCTGGAATGCTCTACTCTCGGGTTATGTAGGGGATGGACAGCCTGCTGCctcaataaacatttaccgtcagATGGAGCAGGCGTCCATTAGACCTGACCAATACACTTTGGCAGGGCTTTTAAGCCTTTGCCGGTACCAAGGGCATCTGCGTTACGGGAGACAGATACATGCTCATCTCATCAAGACGGGCTATGAGACGAATGTGGTACTGCAAACTTTGCTTGTTCATATGTATGTCAGGTGTAGACAATGGCGAGACGCTGAAAATGTTTGCTCAATGATCCAAGAGAGGAATTTGTATGTGCATGATGCATTCTCAAAGGTATATGGAGATGGCTACTTTATCTCAAgagaagaatttcattgtgtgactttgtAG
- the LOC124693078 gene encoding pentatricopeptide repeat-containing protein At2g13600-like isoform X2, whose translation MAVSALTLQEQLAPTSPRTSQRSNHGRLFDGMQEGSVTASTAGPLFDEMPRPRSGEKTASAAILALAHASKHAEVAELFCRLQMDGVPISKFMLPSVLKACARLRDSRMLRAMHVLVVKCALCRHVVVGTALVSAYVDSGLMDDAGKAFAEMDDEPNMVSWSVIIGGYVRSCRWDEAWDAFSAMQRAGVLPVDSVLVMAIQACSALLCLVRGKQMHALAVSLGFERSATVWNCLIDMYGKCGDMGNCRSVFETMVDRDQVSWNTIIASYVRLGLCEEALDMVMQMQESGFTVDRFTLGSGVAACAHLADIDNGRAFHGYLIRRALDTDAIRGSALVDMYGKCGLTELARVVFDRMDERNYVAWDALLSGYVENGQVDLALSIFRQMESANIKANQHTFVNLLKLCGNRRYTEYGRQIHAHAIKAIYQMNVVLETELIDMYAKCGCIEVARLLFLRMNERNQISWNALLSGYVGDGQPAASINIYRQMEQASIRPDQYTLAGLLSLCRYQGHLRYGRQIHAHLIKTGYETNVVLQTLLVHMYVRCRQWRDAENVCSMIQERNLYVHDAFSKVYGDGYFISREEFHCVTL comes from the exons atGGCCGTCTCCGCGCTCACGTTACAGGAGCAGCTCGCGCCAACCAGCCCAAGAACCTCCCAGAGATCGAACCACGGCAGGCTGTTCGACGGAATGCAGGAGGGGAGCGTCACGGCCTCCACAGCAGGccccctgttcgacgaaatgcctcGT CCCAGGAGCGGCGAGAAGACCGCGAGCGCGGCGATCCTGGCGCTGGCGCATGCCAGCAAGCACGCGGAGGTCGCCGAGCTCTTCTGCAGGCTGCAGATGGACGGAGTGCCCATCAGCAAGTTCATGCTCCCGAGCGTGCTCAAAGCCTGCGCGCGCCTCCGCGACAGCAGGATGCTCCGGGCCATGCATGTCCTGGTCGTCAAGTGCGCCCTCTGCCGGCATGTCGTCGTGGGCACTGCGCTGGTCAGCGCATACGTTGATTCCGGTCTGATGGATGATGCCGGCAAGGCCTTCGCTGAGATGGACGACGAGCCCAACATGGTTTCTTGGAGCGTGATCATCGGAGGCTATGTCCGTTCTTGCCGGTGGGACGAAGCCTGGGATGCGTTCTCCGCCATGCAGCGTGCCGGGGTGCTTCCAGTTGATTCAGTTCTTGTGATGGCGATTCAGGCGTGCAGTGCTTTGCTGTGCCTGGTCCGTGGGAAGCAGATGCACGCGTTGGCGGTTTCCCTCGGGTTTGAAAGGAGTGCCACTGTGTGGAACTGCCTCATCGACATGTACGGCAAGTGCGGCGACATGGGTAATTGCAGGTCGGTTTTTGAGACGATGGTGGACAGGGATCAAGTAAGCTGGAATACCATCATCGCAAGTTATGTCCGTCTTGGTCTTTGTGAAGAGGCGCTCGACATGGTTATGCAAATGCAGGAGTCTGGTTTCACCGTCGACCGTTTCACCCTTGGCAGCGGGGTCGCAGCTTGCGCCCATTTGGCTGACATTGACAATGGCCGTGCATTCCATGGTTATTTGATTAGAAGAGCATTGGATACCGATGCTATCCGGGGCAGCGCACTTGTTGACATGTACGGGAAATGTGGCTTGACAGAACTTGCTCGCGTGGTATTCGACAGGATGGATGAGAGAAATTATGTAGCATGGGATGCACTCTTGTCTGGCTACGTTGAAAATGGGCAGGTTGATTTGGCACTCAGCATCTTCCGGCAAATGGAGTCTGCAAACATAAAGGCTAACCAACATACCTTTGTGAACCTTCTGAAGCTTTGTGGCAACAGGAGGTATACAGAATATGGAAGACAGATCCATGCACATGCCATCAAGGCCATATACCAGATGAATGTAGTTTTGGAGACTGAGCTTATTGACATGTACGCCAAGTGTGGCTGCATCGAGGTTGCCCGGTTATTGTTCCTCAGGATGAACGAGAGGAACCAGATATCCTGGAATGCTCTACTCTCGGGTTATGTAGGGGATGGACAGCCTGCTGCctcaataaacatttaccgtcagATGGAGCAGGCGTCCATTAGACCTGACCAATACACTTTGGCAGGGCTTTTAAGCCTTTGCCGGTACCAAGGGCATCTGCGTTACGGGAGACAGATACATGCTCATCTCATCAAGACGGGCTATGAGACGAATGTGGTACTGCAAACTTTGCTTGTTCATATGTATGTCAGGTGTAGACAATGGCGAGACGCTGAAAATGTTTGCTCAATGATCCAAGAGAGGAATTTGTATGTGCATGATGCATTCTCAAAGGTATATGGAGATGGCTACTTTATCTCAAgagaagaatttcattgtgtgactttgtAG